The Mytilus trossulus isolate FHL-02 chromosome 3, PNRI_Mtr1.1.1.hap1, whole genome shotgun sequence genome contains a region encoding:
- the LOC134709619 gene encoding uncharacterized protein LOC134709619 — MFLFTSKQCCGGEYTEYDTDNSNSDVSGDDTCSKPKQPKTSSGSGDQTYYTCPECKKQLKTIAGFRGHVKKQHNIDAKASENKTFKTSVPKSEKKHFQFSGNDFDTIFPTAFSSTLSNIENDPFLLNDDISVMCKFASSSETIRTILGNRFKTIFVTSSTNLTTSCDREQLFRQLHCLRSDHTLKEEITELCLTFTPTVVNLFIQLFIEDIIGEIFVQQIKVVKQASDTQQSNLSTNDQSILYYIAGFIIKALKKRYSCASTNKSSIVSKLLNSTNNTTFVTTYGKWFTKQDRGGLQKPCDTFFFLVRELETIVRKCISPPYSASSLSLQPLKESFMESFMVKYYTDIMFKGETCDTMSSMTEDIIHLFLTVRGYAFTRIERNKISNSSKASSGLRKALKEIVSN; from the exons atgtttttgtttacttCTAAACAGTGTTGCGGTG gTGAATACACAGAGTATGACACCGACAATAGTAACAGCGATGTAAGTGGTGATGACACCTGCTCTAAGCCTAAACAACCAAAGACATCTTCAGGTTCAGGTGACCAGACTTATTACACATGTCCTGAGtgtaaaaaacaattaaaaactaTTGCTGGATTTCGTGgccatgtaaaaaaacaacacaacattGATGCTAAAGCTAGTgagaacaaaacatttaaaacatctgTCCCTAAGAGTGAGAAAAAACATTTCCAGTTTAGTGGAAATGATTTTGACACAATCTTTCCAACAGCCTTTTCTTCAACCCTGAGCAACATAGAAAATGATCCTTTTCTTCTGAATGATGACATAAGTGTTATGTGCAAATTTGCTTCTTCTTCTGAAACTATTCGTACAATATTGGGAAATAGATTTAAAACCATATTTGTAACAAGTTCTACTAATCTGACCACATCTTGTGATCGTGAGCAACTGTTTAGGCAGTTACATTGTTTGAGAAGTGACCACACACTTAAAGAAGAAATAACTGAATTGTGTCTAACATTCACCCCAACTGTTGTGAATTTGTTTATCCAACTATTTATTGAGGACATTATTGGTGAAATTTTTGTTCAGCAAATTAAGGTTGTCAAGCAAGCATCCGACACACAACAGTCCAATCTTAGTACAAATGACCAGTCTATCCTATATTATATAGCCGGTTTCATCATTAAGGCATTGAAGAAACGCTACTCTTGTGCTTCCACTAATAAATCGTCCATAGTAAGCAAATTGTTGAACAGTACTAATAACACTACATTTGTTACTACATATGGAAAGTGGTTTACCAAACAGGACAGGGGTGGTCTTCAGAAACCAtgtgatacatttttctttctaGTAAGAGAACTTGAAACGATTGTTCGTAAATGTATAAGTCCACCTTATAGTGCAAGCTCTCTGTCATTACAACCCCTCAAAGAATCATTTATGGAATCCTTCATGGTAAAGTACTATACAGACATTATGTTCAAAGGTGAGACTTGTGATACCATGTCATCCATGACAGAAGACATTATTCATCTCTTTCTGACTGTCCGTGGGTATGCTTTCACCCGTATTGAAAGAAATAAGATAAGTAACAGCAGCAAAGCTTCATCTGGTTTACGCAAAGCATTAAAGGAAATAGTTTCTAATTAA